Proteins from a genomic interval of Nocardia sp. BMG51109:
- a CDS encoding metalloregulator ArsR/SmtB family transcription factor, with protein sequence MDPRPVRTRWRLRTGRWVRAPLLECGKEFRHTDVVKTVGLRTDVSTGRRKGARKSAVPTAEGHTRDEVVRLLLEQGPITATAIGKRLGLSPAGVRRHLDALIEAGEARAMRSAPWQQQGRGRPAKQYQLTAAGRGRLGHAYDDLAGAAMRRLREIGGESAIADFARSRVGTIVAGIDKLARHTPETTSAKAEEIAEAFTEAGFAASTRKVGAGVQICQHHCPVSHVAEEFPELCAAELEAFRELLGTHVQRLATIANGDCACTTHVPLFVLPQAAGTNDADTPDPDTTDAPMTVAQPATAHTNDSERSGE encoded by the coding sequence ATGGATCCGCGGCCGGTGCGGACCCGGTGGCGCCTCCGAACGGGGCGCTGGGTCAGGGCACCCTTACTAGAATGCGGGAAGGAATTCCGTCACACTGATGTTGTGAAAACCGTGGGTTTGCGGACGGACGTGAGCACCGGGCGCCGGAAGGGCGCCCGGAAATCTGCCGTGCCCACCGCGGAGGGACACACCCGGGACGAGGTCGTGCGGCTGCTGCTCGAGCAGGGCCCGATCACGGCGACGGCGATCGGTAAGCGGCTGGGCCTGAGCCCGGCCGGGGTGCGGCGGCACCTGGACGCGCTGATCGAAGCCGGCGAGGCCCGGGCGATGCGCTCGGCGCCGTGGCAGCAGCAGGGCCGCGGCCGTCCGGCCAAGCAGTACCAGCTCACCGCGGCGGGCCGGGGCCGGCTGGGCCACGCCTACGACGATCTCGCCGGTGCGGCCATGCGCCGGCTGCGAGAGATCGGCGGCGAGTCGGCGATCGCCGATTTCGCCCGCAGCCGGGTCGGCACGATCGTCGCCGGGATCGACAAGCTCGCCCGGCACACGCCCGAGACGACGTCCGCCAAGGCCGAGGAGATCGCGGAGGCGTTCACCGAGGCCGGTTTCGCGGCGTCCACCCGCAAGGTCGGGGCGGGCGTGCAGATCTGTCAGCACCACTGCCCGGTGTCGCACGTGGCCGAGGAGTTCCCCGAGCTGTGCGCCGCCGAACTGGAGGCATTCCGTGAGCTGCTGGGCACGCACGTGCAGCGGCTGGCCACGATCGCCAACGGCGACTGCGCCTGCACCACCCACGTACCGCTGTTCGTCCTGCCCCAGGCGGCCGGCACGAACGACGCCGACACACCAGACCCCGACACGACAGACGCTCCGATGACCGTTGCACAGCCCGCAACGGCGCACACGAACGACTCCGAAAGGAGTGGCGAATGA
- the mptB gene encoding polyprenol phosphomannose-dependent alpha 1,6 mannosyltransferase MptB — protein sequence MVALRGARRRIIDLGRRALGLDVRPADHTIAALHSNENEVPGLNAREMAQFTRIRFLGATGSVLMAISGLGVAAQPVLGNPVSGVRLFGGFARWQTSSLALNMLGIVLLVMAWLLLGRFSVGGLGGAPAHRITRSQLDRTLLLWVVPLSITPPMFSTDVYSYLAQSEIAARGMDPYVVGPGPGLGLDDILTRNVPTIWLQTPAPYGPLFLWVGRAMAHLTADNVIVGVWLHRLLAVAGVALIVWALPRLSRRCGVAPVGALWLGAANPLVLLHLISGVHNDALMLGLMLAGMEFCLRAIESSRPLDRRAWALLVFGAVVIVLSSSIKFTSIIALGFVGMALARRLGVGLRPLIGSALLLGVIAIGTTLFVSWASGLGFGWTHTLNTASAVRSWMSLPTAIGIITGFGGVLLGLGDHTTALLSITRPIAGAVAAFITLRMLIATWTGRLHPVGALGVSLAAIVLLFPVVQAWYLLWALVPLAAWATQPAFRVPAVVLSAAVSLMQMPRGGDYGVFQIIEAAVAVVVVGVGFIALTRNLLPWRAQHPDAAAPMAPAAVPQSVGGSG from the coding sequence GTGGTGGCATTGCGGGGCGCGCGGCGGCGGATCATCGACCTGGGGCGTCGGGCCTTGGGCCTGGACGTCCGGCCCGCCGATCACACCATCGCCGCCCTGCACAGCAACGAGAACGAGGTCCCGGGCCTGAACGCCCGGGAGATGGCGCAATTCACACGGATTCGCTTCCTGGGCGCGACCGGTTCGGTGCTGATGGCGATCAGCGGGCTCGGCGTGGCCGCCCAGCCCGTGCTGGGAAATCCGGTGTCGGGGGTGCGCCTGTTCGGCGGCTTCGCGCGCTGGCAGACCTCGAGCCTCGCGCTCAACATGCTCGGCATCGTGCTGCTGGTGATGGCCTGGCTGCTGCTCGGCCGGTTCTCCGTCGGCGGGCTCGGTGGCGCGCCCGCGCACCGGATCACCCGCTCGCAGCTGGATCGCACGCTGCTGCTGTGGGTCGTTCCGCTGTCCATCACGCCGCCGATGTTCAGCACCGACGTGTATTCCTATCTGGCGCAGAGCGAGATCGCCGCGCGCGGTATGGATCCCTACGTGGTCGGCCCCGGGCCCGGGCTCGGCCTGGACGACATCCTCACCCGGAACGTGCCGACCATCTGGTTGCAGACACCGGCGCCGTACGGGCCGCTGTTCCTGTGGGTCGGGCGCGCGATGGCGCATCTGACCGCCGACAACGTCATCGTCGGGGTGTGGCTGCACCGGCTGCTCGCGGTGGCCGGTGTCGCCCTGATCGTGTGGGCGCTGCCCCGGCTGTCGCGGCGCTGCGGGGTCGCACCGGTCGGCGCGCTCTGGCTCGGCGCCGCCAATCCCCTGGTGCTGCTGCACCTGATCAGCGGCGTGCACAACGACGCGCTGATGCTCGGGCTGATGCTGGCCGGCATGGAGTTCTGCCTGCGGGCCATCGAGAGCAGCCGCCCCCTCGACCGGCGCGCGTGGGCGCTGCTGGTCTTCGGCGCCGTCGTCATCGTGTTGTCCTCGTCGATCAAGTTCACCTCGATCATCGCCCTCGGGTTCGTCGGCATGGCCCTGGCCCGGCGCCTGGGTGTCGGCCTGCGGCCGCTGATCGGCTCCGCGCTGCTGCTGGGGGTGATCGCGATCGGCACGACGCTGTTCGTCAGCTGGGCCAGCGGGCTCGGCTTCGGCTGGACCCACACCCTGAACACCGCCAGCGCGGTGCGCAGCTGGATGTCGCTGCCCACCGCGATCGGCATCATCACCGGATTCGGCGGGGTGCTGCTGGGTTTGGGCGATCACACCACCGCGCTGCTGAGCATCACCCGGCCGATCGCCGGCGCCGTCGCGGCGTTCATCACGTTGCGCATGCTGATCGCCACCTGGACCGGGCGCCTGCATCCCGTTGGCGCGCTGGGTGTTTCGCTCGCGGCGATCGTGCTGCTGTTCCCGGTCGTGCAGGCCTGGTATCTGCTGTGGGCGCTGGTGCCGCTGGCCGCCTGGGCCACCCAGCCCGCGTTCCGCGTTCCGGCCGTGGTGCTCTCGGCGGCGGTCAGCCTGATGCAGATGCCGCGCGGCGGCGACTACGGCGTCTTCCAGATCATCGAGGCCGCCGTCGCCGTCGTCGTCGTGGGCGTCGGGTTCATCGCGCTCACGCGCAACCTGCTGCCGTGGCGGGCACAGCATCCCGACGCCGCCGCGCCGATGGCGCCCGCGGCGGTTCCGCAATCCGTGGGCGGATCGGGCTGA
- a CDS encoding ABC transporter ATP-binding protein, with amino-acid sequence MTAASQPAVRVDGAVKRFGEVTAVDGIRFDVRPAEVLALLGPNGAGKTTTVEMCEGFLAPDAGSVRVLGLDPIADSHRLRPRIGVMLQGGGAYPGSRAGEMLDLVAAYSADPLDPAWLLRTLGLQDARRTPYRRLSGGQQQRLALACALVGRPEMVFLDEPTAGMDAQARHLVWELIDALRRDGVGILLTTHMMDEAEQLADRLVIIDHGRIVAAGTPAEVTSTGAEGQLRFTAPPKLQLELLRTALPEGFSPCETAPGAYLLEGDITPQVLATVTAWCARIDVLPTDIRIDQRRLEDVFLELTGRELRG; translated from the coding sequence GTGACCGCTGCCTCGCAACCGGCCGTCCGCGTCGACGGCGCCGTGAAACGCTTCGGTGAAGTCACGGCGGTCGACGGGATCCGTTTCGATGTGCGGCCCGCCGAGGTGCTGGCGCTGCTCGGGCCCAACGGCGCCGGTAAGACCACCACCGTCGAGATGTGCGAGGGGTTCCTCGCGCCGGACGCGGGCTCGGTGCGGGTGCTGGGCCTGGACCCGATCGCCGATTCGCACCGGCTGCGTCCCCGCATCGGGGTGATGTTGCAGGGGGGCGGCGCCTATCCGGGGTCGCGGGCCGGTGAGATGCTCGACCTCGTCGCCGCCTATTCGGCCGATCCGCTGGATCCGGCGTGGCTGCTGCGCACGCTCGGCCTGCAGGACGCGCGGCGCACCCCGTACCGGCGGCTGTCCGGCGGCCAGCAGCAGCGGCTGGCCCTGGCCTGCGCGCTGGTCGGGCGCCCGGAGATGGTGTTCCTCGACGAGCCGACCGCCGGGATGGACGCCCAGGCCAGGCATCTGGTGTGGGAGCTGATCGACGCGCTGCGCCGCGACGGGGTCGGCATCCTGCTCACCACGCACATGATGGACGAGGCCGAACAGCTCGCCGACCGGCTGGTCATCATCGATCACGGCCGGATCGTGGCCGCCGGCACGCCGGCCGAGGTCACCTCCACCGGCGCGGAGGGGCAGCTGCGCTTCACGGCGCCGCCGAAGCTCCAGCTCGAACTGCTGAGAACGGCGCTGCCGGAAGGGTTCTCGCCGTGCGAGACCGCGCCGGGCGCCTATCTGCTGGAGGGCGACATCACGCCGCAGGTGCTGGCCACGGTGACGGCGTGGTGCGCGCGGATCGACGTGCTGCCCACCGATATCCGGATCGACCAGCGCCGGCTCGAGGATGTCTTCCTCGAGCTGACCGGACGGGAGCTGCGCGGATGA
- a CDS encoding ABC transporter permease, with protein MTTESAPRFAPGTFAPAPHPARRWAMLAAQTRMELILLLRNGEQLLLTMFIPIALLVGLSLLPLGDSLGDHRIDRAVPAVMMVAIMSTGFTGQAIAVGFDRRYGALKRLGATALPRWGIVGGKCAAVLIVVVLQSILLGAIGFALGWRPSLGGLGFGAVVIALGTATFAAMGLLLGGTLKAEIVLALANILWFVMLGTSTLVFAADTVPDWLSLLARLIPSGALAEALEQAMGLSVDWYGLGVLVVWGVVAGYLAVRWFRFQ; from the coding sequence GTGACAACCGAATCCGCCCCCCGGTTCGCGCCGGGGACCTTCGCCCCCGCACCGCACCCGGCCCGCCGCTGGGCCATGCTGGCCGCGCAGACCCGGATGGAGCTGATCCTGTTGCTGCGCAACGGGGAACAGCTGCTGCTGACCATGTTCATCCCGATCGCGCTGCTGGTCGGGTTGTCGTTGCTGCCACTGGGCGACAGCCTCGGCGACCACCGGATCGACCGGGCGGTGCCCGCGGTGATGATGGTGGCGATCATGTCCACCGGATTTACCGGGCAGGCCATCGCGGTCGGGTTCGATCGCCGCTACGGCGCACTGAAACGCCTGGGCGCCACCGCATTACCGCGCTGGGGCATCGTGGGCGGCAAGTGCGCGGCGGTGCTGATCGTCGTGGTGTTGCAGTCGATCCTGCTGGGCGCCATCGGATTCGCGCTCGGCTGGCGGCCGTCGCTCGGCGGCCTGGGGTTCGGCGCCGTCGTGATCGCCCTGGGCACGGCCACCTTCGCCGCCATGGGACTGCTGCTCGGCGGCACCCTGAAGGCCGAAATCGTGCTGGCACTGGCGAATATCCTGTGGTTCGTCATGCTCGGCACCTCGACGCTGGTGTTCGCCGCCGACACCGTGCCCGACTGGCTGAGCCTCCTGGCCCGGCTGATCCCCTCCGGCGCCCTGGCCGAGGCCCTCGAACAGGCGATGGGCCTGAGCGTCGACTGGTACGGGCTCGGCGTCCTCGTGGTCTGGGGTGTCGTGGCCGGCTACCTCGCGGTCCGCTGGTTCCGGTTCCAGTAG
- a CDS encoding MFS transporter has protein sequence MTASSAGAALESYEWSLYALLVTYFSPRFFGGDLHQSVLYGFGLFAVGFLIRPIGAVVLGQLADRRGRRPALVLSIGLAGVATLGMALTPGRETIGIAAPVLLLVWRLVLGFSFGGEQAVAQAYLFESSPEKRRMLGTSVYSIFYGLGTITANLLVAGLVTAAGPDALRDGYWRIPFLVAAVLSLIFMLARRGIPETRDGDPHEEPVRWGREWRALLVPGLAVAGLTVGSLASYYLWISAPTSYAITVLKLPDGQVLWAGVVAQLAYMAAAPVFGALADRLGPLRWVAGASVVLAVATLPMQVLLNSATPLTYWVLMVLGSVGVVTLAATITGATAMVAPARHRVTVMALPYSITSALFGGTTPALKQKFAAHPALFSIYIIALLLVTAVTALVSRPLLAKAAAAEPASVRA, from the coding sequence GTGACCGCGTCCTCGGCGGGCGCGGCCCTGGAATCCTACGAATGGTCGCTGTACGCGCTGCTGGTGACCTATTTCTCGCCGCGGTTCTTCGGCGGTGATCTGCACCAGTCGGTGCTGTACGGGTTCGGCCTGTTCGCGGTCGGATTCCTGATCCGCCCGATCGGCGCCGTCGTCCTCGGGCAGCTGGCGGACCGGCGCGGCCGCCGCCCGGCCCTCGTGCTGTCCATCGGCCTGGCCGGGGTGGCGACGCTCGGCATGGCGCTGACGCCCGGCCGGGAGACGATCGGGATCGCGGCGCCCGTCCTGCTGCTGGTGTGGCGCCTGGTGCTGGGGTTCTCCTTCGGCGGTGAGCAGGCCGTCGCGCAGGCGTATCTGTTCGAGTCCTCGCCCGAGAAGCGGCGCATGCTCGGCACCAGCGTCTACTCGATCTTCTACGGCCTCGGCACCATCACGGCCAACCTGCTTGTGGCCGGGCTGGTGACGGCGGCCGGGCCGGACGCGCTGCGCGACGGCTACTGGCGCATACCGTTCCTGGTCGCCGCCGTGCTGTCACTGATCTTCATGCTCGCGCGCCGGGGCATCCCGGAAACGCGCGACGGCGATCCGCACGAGGAACCGGTCCGATGGGGACGGGAATGGCGTGCGCTGCTGGTCCCGGGGCTGGCGGTCGCCGGGCTGACGGTCGGCAGCCTGGCGTCCTATTACCTCTGGATCAGTGCGCCCACGAGTTACGCGATCACGGTCCTGAAGCTGCCCGACGGTCAGGTGCTGTGGGCGGGAGTGGTGGCCCAGCTGGCCTATATGGCGGCGGCGCCCGTCTTCGGCGCACTCGCCGACCGGCTGGGGCCGCTGCGCTGGGTGGCGGGCGCGTCGGTGGTGCTGGCGGTGGCGACGCTGCCGATGCAGGTGCTGCTGAATTCGGCGACGCCGCTGACGTATTGGGTGCTCATGGTGCTCGGATCGGTCGGCGTCGTCACGCTCGCCGCCACCATCACGGGCGCCACGGCCATGGTGGCGCCGGCCCGCCACCGCGTCACGGTCATGGCCCTGCCGTACAGCATCACCAGCGCGCTCTTCGGCGGCACCACACCCGCGCTGAAACAGAAGTTCGCCGCCCACCCGGCGCTGTTCTCGATCTACATCATCGCCTTGCTGCTGGTCACCGCGGTCACCGCCCTGGTCTCGCGGCCGCTGCTCGCCAAGGCCGCCGCTGCCGAACCGGCCTCGGTCCGGGCCTGA
- the mug gene encoding G/U mismatch-specific DNA glycosylase, translating into MVRSASFRPTPADLDAAQGKTITDVVAADLRVLFCGINPGLWSGATGHHFARPGNRFWPALFRSGFTPRQLRPDEQDELLELGLGITNVAARTTAKADELTAEELREGGRALVERVGRYRPRVLAVLGLGAYRTAFGRPRARVGRRPDALGDTDVWVLPNPSGLNAHYTLDALAAEFRTLREAVEE; encoded by the coding sequence ATGGTGCGTTCCGCTTCGTTCCGGCCCACGCCTGCCGATCTCGATGCCGCGCAGGGGAAGACGATTACCGATGTGGTGGCGGCCGATCTGCGGGTGCTGTTCTGCGGGATCAATCCCGGGCTGTGGTCCGGGGCGACCGGGCATCACTTCGCGCGGCCCGGGAATCGGTTCTGGCCGGCGCTGTTCCGGTCCGGATTCACGCCGCGGCAGCTCCGGCCGGACGAGCAGGACGAACTGTTGGAGTTGGGGCTGGGGATCACCAATGTCGCCGCGCGGACCACCGCCAAGGCGGACGAGTTGACGGCCGAGGAACTGCGCGAGGGCGGGCGTGCGCTGGTGGAGCGCGTCGGGAGATACCGTCCGCGGGTGCTGGCCGTGCTCGGCCTGGGCGCCTACCGCACCGCGTTCGGTCGTCCGCGGGCCAGGGTGGGGCGCCGGCCCGACGCGCTCGGCGACACCGACGTGTGGGTGCTGCCCAACCCCAGCGGTCTCAACGCGCACTACACGCTGGACGCGCTGGCCGCCGAATTCCGCACGCTCCGCGAAGCGGTCGAGGAATAG
- a CDS encoding heme A synthase codes for MVDYHRFVLTRAFLRLVDLLPLPSLRVQRIIAVAVVLSQAGISVTGAVVRVTSSGLGCPTWPQCFPGSFTPVAVAEVPVLHQVVEFSNRLLTFAVTLCAALIVLAVVRARRRREVIGYAWLMPAGTVLQAVIGGITVLTGLLWWTVSVHLLASMLMVWLAVLLFAKIGEPDDGVDVAQVPAPLRWLTALSAIALSATLIAGTLVTGAGPHAGDKSIERPVARLEAEIVSLVHLHAELLIAYLALLVGLAFGLAAVGMTRPIRRRLAVVIALVCAQGLVGIVQYFTDVPAALVAVHVGGAAACTAATAALWAAMRHREQVAASAESTVAHAS; via the coding sequence ATGGTCGACTACCATCGGTTCGTGCTGACTCGCGCATTTCTGCGACTGGTTGATCTGCTGCCGCTGCCCTCGCTGCGGGTGCAGCGGATCATCGCGGTCGCGGTCGTCCTGTCCCAGGCCGGTATCTCGGTGACGGGTGCGGTCGTTCGGGTCACCTCGTCGGGGCTCGGGTGCCCGACCTGGCCGCAGTGTTTTCCGGGCAGCTTCACGCCCGTGGCGGTCGCCGAGGTGCCGGTGCTGCATCAGGTCGTGGAGTTCTCCAATCGCCTGCTCACGTTCGCCGTGACGCTGTGCGCCGCCCTGATCGTGCTGGCCGTGGTGCGGGCGCGGCGCCGGCGCGAGGTGATCGGCTACGCGTGGCTGATGCCGGCCGGGACGGTGCTGCAGGCGGTGATCGGCGGCATCACCGTGCTCACCGGACTGCTCTGGTGGACGGTGTCGGTGCATCTGCTGGCGTCGATGCTGATGGTGTGGCTGGCGGTGCTGCTGTTCGCCAAGATCGGCGAACCCGACGACGGCGTCGACGTCGCGCAGGTGCCCGCGCCGCTGCGGTGGCTCACCGCCCTGAGCGCGATCGCGTTGTCCGCCACGCTGATCGCCGGAACGCTGGTCACCGGGGCCGGACCGCACGCGGGCGACAAGAGCATCGAGCGACCGGTGGCCCGGCTCGAGGCGGAGATCGTCTCGCTGGTCCATCTGCACGCCGAGCTGCTCATCGCCTATCTGGCACTGCTGGTCGGTCTCGCGTTCGGCCTGGCCGCCGTCGGCATGACCCGGCCGATCCGGCGGCGCCTGGCGGTCGTGATCGCGCTGGTGTGCGCGCAGGGGCTGGTCGGTATCGTCCAGTACTTCACCGACGTTCCCGCCGCACTGGTGGCCGTGCACGTCGGTGGCGCCGCGGCCTGCACCGCCGCCACCGCCGCGCTGTGGGCGGCCATGCGGCATCGCGAGCAGGTCGCCGCGTCGGCCGAATCCACCGTCGCGCACGCCTCCTGA
- a CDS encoding zinc ribbon domain-containing protein: protein MPTYAYRCRECAETFELRRPMSESAAPAACPGGHADTVKLLDMIGLTGAANAPAPAPAGGCCGGGCCGG from the coding sequence ATGCCGACCTACGCGTACCGCTGCCGGGAGTGCGCCGAGACCTTCGAGTTGCGCCGCCCGATGAGCGAATCCGCAGCCCCCGCCGCCTGTCCGGGCGGTCACGCCGACACCGTCAAACTGCTCGACATGATCGGATTGACCGGGGCCGCGAACGCGCCGGCCCCGGCACCCGCCGGCGGATGCTGCGGCGGTGGCTGCTGCGGCGGCTGA
- a CDS encoding transporter substrate-binding domain-containing protein produces the protein MRVRQVAAALAAGVISLLAVAVPANAEDPAALRVCTTGDYPPYSVSDGAGGFRGVDIDLARGLADVLRRPVQFVPTTWKSLPADFAALNCDLAVGGISDSPARRAFSDFSITYGTDGKTPITRTEDAGRFATIEQIDRPEVRVVVNRGGTNEQFARTNFPHAQVSLWPDNVTIFDEIAQGRADVFVTDSVEGRYRVRTHPGLTVLHPDRPFDSFGKVFLLRRDDPVSAAEVNGWLAAQLATGGVDRLLDTWIGPHATA, from the coding sequence ATGCGAGTTCGACAGGTGGCGGCCGCGCTCGCGGCCGGCGTGATTTCCCTTCTCGCCGTGGCCGTTCCGGCGAACGCCGAGGATCCGGCCGCGCTGCGGGTCTGCACGACCGGTGACTACCCGCCGTATTCGGTGAGTGACGGCGCCGGCGGATTCCGCGGCGTCGATATCGACCTGGCGCGCGGCCTGGCCGACGTGCTGCGCCGGCCGGTCCAATTCGTGCCGACCACGTGGAAGTCGCTACCGGCCGATTTCGCCGCGCTGAACTGCGATCTCGCCGTGGGCGGCATCTCCGATTCGCCGGCGCGGCGGGCATTCTCGGACTTCTCGATCACCTACGGCACCGACGGTAAGACGCCGATCACGCGGACCGAGGACGCCGGCCGGTTCGCCACGATCGAGCAGATCGACCGGCCCGAGGTGCGCGTGGTCGTCAACCGCGGCGGGACCAACGAGCAGTTCGCCCGCACCAACTTTCCGCACGCGCAGGTGTCGCTGTGGCCGGACAATGTGACGATCTTCGACGAGATCGCACAGGGCCGCGCCGACGTGTTCGTCACCGACTCGGTCGAGGGCCGCTACCGCGTGCGCACCCATCCCGGCCTGACGGTGCTGCATCCGGACCGGCCGTTCGACTCCTTCGGCAAGGTGTTCCTGCTGCGCCGCGACGATCCGGTGTCGGCGGCCGAGGTGAACGGGTGGCTGGCCGCCCAGCTGGCCACCGGCGGCGTGGACCGCCTGCTCGACACCTGGATCGGGCCACACGCCACCGCTTGA
- a CDS encoding quinone oxidoreductase, which translates to MRAIQVSEHGGPEVLRSAEVPDPPVQPGGLLVETQAIGINFIDTYIRTGIYAQDVPYVPGSEGSGVVTAVGPGVDEFAVGDRVAWAAAPGSYAEKVSVPAAVAVPVPAAVEPAVAASALLQGMTAHYLVESIYQPEPGESVLVHAGAGGVGLILTQLAAARGVRVITTVSTDEKEALSREAGAAEVLRYGGDLASRVRELTDGVGVAAVYDGVGKTTFDASLDSLRVRGMLALFGAASGPVPPVDPQRLNGGGSLFLTRPKLADYTRDRAELRRRAGDIFEAIAAGKLRVRVGAEYPLAEAQRAHRDLEGRHTTGSIVLLP; encoded by the coding sequence ATGCGCGCCATCCAGGTTTCCGAGCACGGCGGACCCGAGGTTCTGCGATCCGCCGAGGTGCCCGATCCACCGGTCCAGCCGGGCGGGCTGCTGGTCGAGACGCAGGCGATCGGCATCAACTTCATCGACACCTACATCCGCACCGGAATCTATGCGCAGGACGTGCCCTACGTTCCCGGTTCGGAGGGGTCCGGCGTGGTGACCGCGGTCGGACCGGGCGTCGACGAGTTCGCCGTCGGCGATCGCGTGGCGTGGGCCGCCGCGCCCGGCAGCTACGCCGAGAAGGTGAGCGTTCCCGCCGCCGTCGCGGTCCCGGTTCCGGCCGCGGTAGAACCCGCGGTCGCGGCGTCCGCACTGCTGCAGGGCATGACGGCGCACTATCTCGTGGAGTCGATCTACCAGCCGGAACCGGGCGAGTCCGTTCTCGTGCACGCCGGGGCGGGGGGCGTTGGGCTGATCCTCACCCAGCTGGCCGCCGCGCGCGGCGTCCGGGTGATCACGACCGTCTCCACCGACGAGAAGGAGGCGCTGTCCCGCGAGGCCGGCGCCGCGGAGGTGCTGCGGTACGGCGGCGACCTGGCGTCGCGGGTGCGCGAGCTGACCGACGGCGTCGGCGTAGCCGCGGTCTACGACGGCGTCGGCAAGACCACCTTCGACGCCTCCCTGGACTCCCTGCGCGTCCGCGGCATGCTCGCGCTGTTCGGGGCGGCCAGCGGTCCGGTGCCGCCGGTCGATCCGCAGCGACTCAACGGCGGCGGATCGCTGTTCCTCACCCGCCCGAAGCTCGCCGACTACACCCGCGACCGCGCCGAATTGCGCCGGCGCGCAGGCGATATCTTCGAGGCGATCGCCGCCGGCAAGCTGCGCGTGCGAGTCGGCGCCGAATACCCGCTGGCCGAGGCCCAGCGGGCGCACCGAGATCTGGAGGGCCGCCACACCACGGGATCCATCGTGCTGCTGCCCTGA
- a CDS encoding TetR/AcrR family transcriptional regulator — MATGRAEPGRRKERSAETEKALKDAARRLFAERGYLNTKITDITAAAGRAAGSFYNHFAGKEELLRALLGDFAAEGDSAAETREHNPDFTDPDAVRFHVEQYWTFSRRNWPVLRAVQQAALVNDEFAELSGRFAAEQLGEIIDHLDGFAAAGLRLPSTFDGSLAMMFLAVHGLLEAVEQGTVDLTDEQAIDGLTRFVYRGLTGRDY, encoded by the coding sequence ATGGCCACGGGTCGGGCGGAACCGGGGCGACGCAAGGAGAGGTCGGCGGAGACCGAGAAGGCGCTCAAGGATGCGGCGCGGCGGTTGTTCGCCGAGCGCGGCTACCTGAATACGAAGATCACCGACATCACCGCGGCGGCGGGCCGGGCGGCGGGATCGTTCTACAACCACTTCGCGGGCAAGGAGGAGTTGCTGCGGGCGCTGCTGGGCGACTTCGCGGCGGAGGGGGATTCGGCGGCGGAGACGCGAGAGCACAACCCGGACTTCACCGATCCGGATGCCGTGCGCTTCCACGTCGAGCAGTACTGGACCTTCTCCCGCCGCAACTGGCCGGTGCTGCGCGCGGTGCAGCAGGCGGCGCTGGTCAACGACGAGTTCGCCGAGCTGTCCGGCAGGTTCGCCGCCGAGCAGCTCGGCGAGATCATCGACCACCTGGACGGCTTCGCCGCCGCCGGACTGCGGTTGCCGAGCACCTTCGACGGCAGCCTGGCCATGATGTTCCTGGCCGTGCACGGCCTGCTCGAGGCGGTCGAGCAGGGCACCGTCGACCTGACCGACGAGCAGGCGATCGACGGCCTGACCCGGTTCGTCTACCGCGGTCTCACCGGTCGCGACTACTGA